The following proteins come from a genomic window of Paenibacillus sp. CAA11:
- a CDS encoding DUF951 domain-containing protein — translation MERKVFGLGDIVQMKKNHPCGSNEMEIIRMGMDIRIKCVGCKHSVLIPRAKFEKNMKKVLRSAVEPIDNEAVEG, via the coding sequence TTGGAACGGAAAGTATTTGGATTGGGTGATATCGTACAGATGAAGAAGAACCATCCATGCGGAAGCAATGAGATGGAGATCATTCGAATGGGGATGGACATACGGATCAAGTGTGTCGGCTGCAAGCACAGCGTGCTGATTCCCCGGGCTAAATTTGAGAAGAATATGAAGAAGGTTCTTCGCTCTGCTGTAGAGCCCATTGACAACGAAGCAGTGGAAGGGTAA
- a CDS encoding mechanosensitive ion channel family protein, whose protein sequence is MSMMMFAETEDLGAKETVEAAKTWSQNMWDRLTDPGMWETILFSGLRIIVIFLLTRLFVKIIFKLIDRSLERRENNRLSVNPRRFVTVGELLKNVVSIASNFIMLMLVLGEIGVKLGPLLAGAGVLGLAIGFGAQSLVKDVITGFFVILEDQFAVGDVIQTGTFKGTVQMIGLRSTRLVSWTGEVHIIPNGSITTVTNYSLNNALAVVDLPFASAKKLEEAIDLLREAMIQLQKSSGTINEVPHVLGIQSLSSSEFVVRITADCPPGTKAEVEREIQTYAKQALEEEEQRQLQQKSGSEG, encoded by the coding sequence ATGAGCATGATGATGTTTGCGGAGACAGAGGATCTGGGGGCTAAAGAGACGGTCGAAGCAGCAAAAACCTGGAGTCAGAATATGTGGGATAGACTCACTGATCCGGGAATGTGGGAGACGATTCTATTCTCAGGATTACGGATTATCGTTATTTTTCTACTTACCAGACTCTTCGTTAAAATTATATTTAAACTTATAGACCGTTCATTAGAACGCCGGGAAAACAATAGGCTGAGCGTTAATCCAAGGCGATTTGTTACAGTAGGAGAGCTGCTTAAAAACGTAGTCTCCATTGCGAGTAATTTTATTATGCTGATGCTTGTTCTCGGGGAAATTGGCGTTAAGCTCGGACCACTGCTGGCAGGGGCTGGTGTGCTTGGTCTCGCGATTGGTTTTGGGGCACAAAGTTTGGTCAAAGATGTTATTACAGGCTTCTTCGTTATTCTGGAGGATCAGTTTGCAGTAGGGGATGTCATTCAGACAGGAACGTTCAAGGGAACGGTCCAGATGATCGGGCTGAGGTCAACAAGGTTGGTAAGCTGGACTGGAGAGGTGCATATCATTCCGAACGGTTCCATTACCACGGTGACGAACTATTCTCTTAACAACGCTTTGGCTGTGGTGGACCTGCCCTTTGCGAGCGCAAAGAAACTGGAGGAGGCCATTGACCTGCTCAGAGAAGCTATGATTCAATTACAGAAAAGCAGCGGAACTATTAATGAAGTACCTCATGTGCTAGGCATTCAGTCTTTGAGCTCCAGTGAATTTGTTGTTCGAATTACTGCCGACTGTCCGCCAGGAACGAAGGCAGAGGTCGAGCGGGAGATTCAGACGTATGCCAAGCAAGCGTTGGAAGAGGAAGAACAGCGGCAATTGCAGCAGAAGTCCGGCAGTGAAGGTTAG
- a CDS encoding DUF3343 domain-containing protein, with the protein MAFDSTQQALRAEMLMDYLELEYDLFPTPKAITAGCALSIQFPKECLDQVIEIIRQEKVEIRGIYSNHSGSYEPIGMKEA; encoded by the coding sequence ATGGCATTTGATTCGACCCAGCAGGCGCTCAGGGCCGAAATGCTGATGGATTATCTGGAGCTGGAATATGACTTGTTCCCTACTCCGAAGGCCATTACGGCCGGTTGTGCTTTGTCCATTCAATTTCCTAAGGAATGCTTGGATCAGGTTATAGAGATCATCCGTCAGGAGAAGGTAGAAATACGAGGCATTTATAGTAATCATTCAGGCAGCTATGAACCAATCGGCATGAAGGAGGCGTAA
- the yyaC gene encoding spore protease YyaC: protein MSQIEPKTPPDSQEIPCLKVSHTEPGVHTAIIHRLLMHFSDQAAHRPIVVVCIGTDRSTGDCLGPLVGTSLSKFAKLPFYLYGTLEEPVHAMNLQDTLTQIETRFNHPFIIGIDACLGQSSSVGCIQVVKGPLKPGAGVNKELPPVGDIHLTGIVNVGGFMEYFVLQNTRLSLVMRLSEIIASSLYSAMKEWNRGFKPLLWRE from the coding sequence ATGTCACAAATTGAGCCAAAGACGCCGCCAGACAGTCAAGAAATTCCTTGTCTAAAAGTATCCCATACAGAGCCTGGCGTTCATACTGCGATTATCCACCGACTTCTTATGCACTTCTCTGACCAGGCTGCACACCGTCCTATTGTCGTCGTATGTATAGGAACTGACCGTTCTACCGGAGATTGCCTTGGCCCACTTGTGGGTACTTCCCTCTCCAAATTTGCCAAACTCCCATTTTATTTATACGGAACTTTGGAAGAACCTGTTCACGCCATGAACCTGCAGGATACCCTTACCCAGATTGAAACCAGATTCAATCACCCTTTTATTATAGGAATCGATGCTTGTCTAGGTCAATCTTCTAGTGTGGGGTGCATTCAAGTCGTAAAGGGGCCTCTAAAGCCTGGCGCGGGGGTAAATAAAGAATTACCGCCGGTCGGCGATATCCATCTTACGGGCATCGTCAACGTCGGCGGCTTTATGGAGTATTTCGTATTGCAAAATACACGGCTAAGTCTGGTCATGCGTCTATCCGAGATCATTGCCAGCAGCCTATATTCTGCGATGAAGGAATGGAATCGGGGCTTTAAGCCTCTTCTATGGCGAGAATGA
- a CDS encoding DUF4446 family protein, protein MQDLNELIMDQLFWIVGIFAVLILWLLIWNIVQGSKLKKIRKKYEVMMAGTGVENLETLLIDLKVQLDQVEDEHGKQQRQLELLEKAIPKQKAKIGIKRYNAFAERGSDLSFSLAIINEAKDGVVVTGIYNRDGSYVYAKPLNKGASEYTLSPEEQEAIILAIEEA, encoded by the coding sequence ATGCAGGATTTGAACGAGCTGATTATGGATCAATTGTTTTGGATTGTTGGTATTTTTGCAGTATTGATCTTATGGCTGCTCATTTGGAATATCGTACAAGGAAGCAAGCTAAAAAAAATTCGTAAGAAGTATGAGGTCATGATGGCTGGTACAGGGGTAGAGAATTTAGAGACCCTGTTAATTGATCTTAAAGTTCAGCTCGATCAGGTTGAAGACGAACATGGGAAGCAACAGCGGCAACTGGAGCTTCTGGAGAAGGCAATTCCAAAACAAAAGGCCAAAATCGGCATCAAGCGGTATAACGCTTTTGCCGAGCGGGGGAGTGATCTTAGTTTCTCTTTGGCCATTATAAATGAAGCAAAGGATGGGGTTGTAGTTACAGGGATTTACAATCGTGATGGTTCCTATGTTTATGCTAAGCCCTTGAACAAAGGAGCTTCTGAATACACACTCTCACCTGAAGAGCAAGAAGCAATCATTCTCGCCATAGAAGAGGCTTAA
- a CDS encoding aminotransferase class V-fold PLP-dependent enzyme: MLDRSVIYLDHAATSWPKPDSVIKAVTESLVGINGNAGRGAHSMALHAGRVLMKTRLLLAKLFQASNPNDFVFTSNATMALNMAIKGWLQPGDHVITTMLEHNSVRRPLEYLRRTLGIEVEYVQANPSGDLDMKQLASAFRLNTRLVICTHSSNLLGCILPIHEIAELAHRHGAVILVDAAQTAGVVPIRVDEMGIDMLAFPGHKGLLGPQGTGGLYVRSDLNLNPLLHGGTGSQSEEPEQPEVRPDRYEAGTANTPGIAGLGAGVEWVLQQGIEHIYEQEWKATQWIMSELKKLPDIRLLGPELGRERTGIVSFVIEGQDPAETAFRLDREYRIAVRAGYHCTPLGHETAGTKTTGAVRASVGYETTERELTAFVEAVQKIRQRS; encoded by the coding sequence TTGTTAGATCGCTCAGTTATTTACCTGGATCATGCCGCAACATCATGGCCCAAACCCGATTCTGTGATTAAGGCTGTTACCGAATCATTGGTGGGTATAAATGGAAATGCTGGAAGAGGGGCGCATAGTATGGCTTTGCATGCAGGACGTGTTTTAATGAAGACGCGTTTGTTGTTAGCAAAGTTATTTCAAGCGTCCAATCCCAATGATTTTGTCTTCACATCGAATGCTACTATGGCTTTAAACATGGCTATAAAAGGATGGCTTCAGCCTGGGGATCATGTTATTACTACCATGTTGGAACACAACTCAGTACGGCGTCCTTTGGAGTATCTAAGAAGAACCCTGGGGATCGAAGTTGAATATGTACAGGCTAACCCTTCAGGGGACCTGGATATGAAACAATTAGCCTCGGCTTTTCGTTTAAATACAAGGTTAGTTATATGTACTCACAGCTCAAACCTGCTTGGATGTATTCTGCCTATTCACGAAATTGCGGAGCTGGCTCACCGCCATGGGGCAGTTATATTAGTCGATGCGGCGCAGACTGCAGGAGTTGTTCCTATTCGAGTGGATGAAATGGGTATTGATATGCTGGCATTTCCAGGGCATAAAGGCTTACTTGGCCCGCAAGGAACAGGTGGCCTATACGTACGATCTGACTTGAATCTAAACCCACTGCTGCACGGGGGGACCGGCAGCCAATCTGAGGAGCCGGAACAGCCGGAAGTGAGACCAGATCGCTATGAAGCAGGTACAGCCAACACGCCTGGGATTGCGGGTCTCGGTGCAGGTGTAGAGTGGGTGCTTCAGCAGGGGATAGAACATATTTATGAGCAGGAGTGGAAAGCTACTCAGTGGATTATGAGCGAGCTTAAGAAGCTGCCTGATATCCGATTGCTCGGTCCCGAATTAGGACGAGAACGGACTGGGATTGTATCATTCGTGATTGAGGGGCAGGATCCAGCAGAGACAGCCTTCAGATTAGATCGGGAGTATAGGATTGCAGTCCGGGCAGGATATCACTGCACTCCACTGGGGCACGAGACTGCGGGTACAAAGACTACTGGAGCGGTGAGAGCTAGTGTGGGTTATGAGACAACGGAGCGAGAATTGACTGCATTTGTTGAGGCTGTGCAAAAGATTAGGCAGAGATCGTAG
- a CDS encoding ParB/RepB/Spo0J family partition protein, translating into MSKRLGKGLDALIPSLSVSEDDKVVDIPLSQLRANPYQPRKTFDEEAIRELAESIRQHGVIQPIIVRSVLKGYEIIAGERRFRASQYCGNSTIPAVVRSFTDQQVMEIALIENLQRENLNAMEVAVAYQGLMDQFDLTQEELSLKVGKSRSHIANFLRLLALPEEVKEYVSRGTLSMGHARALVGIKDAAVLKQLAKQCIDSEWSVRELEDAVQQLDRKNKDKSKVQTKKRDPYIEEVEESLRERYKTTVKIKSNKEKGKIEINYYSQQDLQRLLDLLQ; encoded by the coding sequence ATGAGTAAGCGTTTGGGAAAAGGGCTCGATGCTCTTATTCCGTCGCTTTCAGTAAGTGAGGATGATAAGGTCGTAGACATTCCACTGAGTCAACTTCGCGCAAATCCTTATCAGCCAAGAAAGACTTTTGATGAAGAAGCCATTCGAGAGCTTGCCGAATCTATTCGTCAGCATGGTGTGATTCAACCGATCATTGTTCGCAGTGTATTGAAAGGATATGAAATCATCGCCGGAGAGCGAAGATTCCGCGCATCTCAATATTGTGGGAATAGCACCATTCCTGCTGTTGTTAGATCCTTTACGGATCAGCAGGTGATGGAGATTGCCTTGATAGAAAATCTGCAGCGGGAGAACCTAAATGCAATGGAGGTTGCGGTTGCGTACCAAGGCCTGATGGATCAGTTCGATTTGACCCAAGAGGAATTATCTTTAAAGGTAGGTAAATCCCGTTCTCACATTGCTAACTTCTTAAGACTCCTTGCACTTCCAGAAGAAGTGAAGGAATATGTTTCACGTGGAACACTATCCATGGGACATGCAAGAGCCTTGGTGGGCATCAAGGATGCCGCAGTTCTTAAGCAGCTTGCTAAACAATGCATAGATAGTGAGTGGAGTGTACGTGAGCTGGAAGATGCTGTACAGCAGCTAGATAGGAAAAATAAGGATAAGTCAAAGGTTCAAACTAAGAAAAGGGACCCTTATATTGAAGAGGTAGAAGAGTCACTTAGAGAACGTTACAAGACAACCGTAAAAATCAAATCAAATAAGGAAAAAGGTAAAATCGAAATCAATTATTACAGTCAGCAAGATCTTCAGCGTTTACTCGATTTACTTCAATAA
- a CDS encoding ParA family protein: protein MSKTIAIANQKGGVGKTTTSVNLGAGLATLGKKVLLIDIDPQGNTTSGIGVNKADVPNCIYDVIINEVHPKEAIVATQIEGLDVIPATIQLAGAEIELVPTISREVRLKKAIQLVKNDYDYILIDCPPSLGILTLNSLTAADSVLIPIQCEYYALEGLSQLLNTVRLVQKHLNTSLEIEGVLLTMFDARTNLGIQVIEEVKKYFQSKVYRTVIPRNVRLSEAPSHGQSIMTYDPRSKGAEVYLELAKEVISYE, encoded by the coding sequence TTGTCTAAAACTATAGCCATTGCAAACCAAAAGGGCGGGGTCGGCAAAACAACGACATCCGTTAACTTGGGAGCAGGTCTGGCAACATTAGGTAAAAAGGTTTTATTAATTGATATTGATCCTCAAGGTAATACAACTAGTGGAATCGGGGTTAACAAAGCGGATGTTCCCAATTGCATTTATGATGTTATTATTAATGAAGTACATCCTAAAGAAGCGATTGTTGCCACGCAAATTGAGGGCTTGGATGTTATTCCAGCTACAATTCAATTGGCAGGTGCAGAAATCGAATTGGTGCCCACCATATCCCGTGAAGTCAGATTGAAGAAAGCCATTCAGTTAGTAAAGAACGATTACGACTATATCTTAATCGATTGTCCCCCGTCTCTTGGTATTTTGACATTGAACTCACTTACAGCTGCTGATTCTGTATTGATTCCCATCCAGTGTGAGTACTATGCACTTGAGGGATTAAGTCAGCTGTTAAATACAGTGCGGCTGGTGCAAAAGCATTTGAATACTTCCCTTGAAATTGAAGGTGTTCTGCTGACCATGTTTGATGCACGGACTAACCTCGGCATTCAAGTTATTGAAGAAGTGAAGAAATACTTCCAATCGAAAGTATACCGAACGGTTATACCACGCAACGTACGATTAAGCGAAGCTCCTTCTCATGGTCAGTCCATTATGACATATGATCCTCGATCCAAGGGAGCAGAGGTATATCTAGAGTTGGCAAAGGAAGTGATTTCTTATGAGTAA